The following are encoded in a window of Alphaproteobacteria bacterium LSUCC0719 genomic DNA:
- a CDS encoding ABC transporter permease, with protein sequence MQLFGARLRGVLGTLYRQYKIMTSNSYGLIGFWVVAFFFFVAVFAPLIAPYPIWEMQYDAETGQLAMLQSPSWQFPLGTTHLGYDLLSQMIMATRTTVMIGLISGFISIMIGANIGLIAGYYGGVIDEFLMRCTDILYGMPFLPFVIILISLFGRKIEFVILAIALIVWRTSARVIRAQTISIKQRQFVTAARARGCSHLRIIYRHILPNVLPLLLLYTSFNIAWSIVTEASASFLGFGDGDTISWGGMLYELWLSGKTRVAWWWFLPPALSIVALVTSLVFISRAYEEYANPRLRETR encoded by the coding sequence ATGCAACTCTTTGGAGCCCGTCTGCGTGGCGTTCTGGGAACGCTCTACCGGCAATATAAAATCATGACATCGAACAGCTATGGTCTGATCGGTTTCTGGGTAGTCGCGTTTTTCTTCTTTGTTGCTGTTTTTGCGCCCCTCATCGCACCCTATCCGATCTGGGAAATGCAATATGATGCCGAAACGGGGCAGCTGGCGATGTTGCAGTCGCCATCCTGGCAGTTCCCGCTCGGAACAACCCATCTTGGATATGATCTGCTGTCGCAGATGATCATGGCGACGCGAACCACGGTCATGATCGGCCTGATTTCGGGGTTCATCTCGATCATGATCGGGGCCAATATCGGGCTGATTGCCGGATATTACGGGGGGGTGATTGACGAATTCCTGATGCGCTGTACGGATATTCTCTATGGAATGCCGTTCCTGCCATTTGTGATCATTCTGATTTCACTGTTCGGGCGGAAGATCGAATTTGTCATTCTTGCCATCGCGCTGATCGTCTGGCGAACCTCTGCCCGGGTGATCAGGGCGCAGACGATCTCCATTAAGCAGCGTCAGTTCGTGACCGCCGCGCGTGCCCGCGGGTGCAGCCACCTGCGGATCATTTACCGCCATATTCTGCCGAACGTGCTGCCACTCCTTCTGCTCTACACCTCGTTCAATATTGCCTGGTCGATTGTGACCGAGGCCAGCGCCAGCTTCCTTGGTTTTGGCGATGGTGACACGATCAGCTGGGGCGGCATGCTCTATGAGCTGTGGCTTTCGGGAAAGACACGTGTGGCCTGGTGGTGGTTCCTGCCACCGGCACTGAGCATCGTGGCGCTTGTCACCTCGCTGGTGTTCATCAGCCGCGCCTATGAGGAATACGCCAATCCGCGCCTGCGGGAGACACGCTAG
- a CDS encoding ABC transporter permease, giving the protein MAEYLLRRLIYTLITIFAVASILFIIFRLLPGDATLQVISPAMDEAVQKRMKEAFGLDKSLWQQYLIYLKNLVTFDWGRSFVTSQPVMDILQYRFWNTVLLMTAGMCFTLVIGIGIGILMAWKRNGAIDVIGTVSGLVFQAAPPFVTGLLLLMLLSYKLGLFPTGGMYPPGQRPDGLLEMLLMPAFWERIVLPTITVSLYYITTPMLVMRDSMLEILGSDFIELARAKGLAPRVVMIKHAARNALLAVVTLGSIMVGFAIGGQVVVESLFSWPGMGQLMVEAAASHDYPVAQGTFLMLAVLVITLNLVTDIIYCYLDPRIKVSKSGMDER; this is encoded by the coding sequence GTGGCTGAATATCTTCTCAGACGGTTGATTTACACTCTCATTACGATTTTCGCCGTCGCTTCCATCCTGTTCATTATCTTCCGGCTGTTGCCGGGGGATGCCACCTTGCAGGTTATCAGCCCGGCCATGGATGAAGCTGTTCAGAAACGCATGAAAGAGGCGTTCGGGCTGGATAAATCCTTGTGGCAGCAATATCTGATCTATCTGAAAAATCTGGTCACCTTTGACTGGGGTCGGTCGTTTGTCACGTCGCAGCCAGTCATGGATATCCTGCAATACAGGTTCTGGAACACGGTGCTGCTGATGACGGCCGGCATGTGTTTCACCCTCGTCATCGGCATTGGCATCGGCATCCTGATGGCCTGGAAGCGCAATGGTGCCATTGATGTCATTGGCACGGTATCGGGTCTGGTGTTTCAGGCAGCCCCGCCCTTTGTGACCGGTCTGCTTCTGCTGATGCTGCTTAGTTACAAGCTCGGCCTGTTTCCCACAGGTGGAATGTATCCGCCCGGCCAGCGTCCCGATGGCCTGCTTGAGATGCTGTTGATGCCGGCGTTCTGGGAACGCATAGTTCTGCCAACCATCACGGTCAGCCTCTATTACATCACCACTCCGATGCTGGTAATGCGTGACTCGATGCTGGAAATACTGGGGAGCGACTTTATCGAGTTGGCGCGGGCAAAGGGTCTCGCTCCCCGTGTGGTGATGATCAAGCATGCCGCGCGCAACGCGCTTCTTGCCGTGGTCACATTGGGTTCCATCATGGTCGGTTTTGCGATCGGTGGACAGGTGGTGGTCGAATCCCTGTTTTCCTGGCCTGGAATGGGCCAGCTTATGGTCGAGGCGGCGGCCTCGCACGATTACCCCGTTGCACAGGGGACGTTCCTGATGCTGGCGGTGCTGGTGATCACCCTGAACCTCGTGACCGATATAATCTATTGCTACCTCGACCCGCGGATCAAGGTTTCCAAATCAGGGATGGATGAAAGATGA
- a CDS encoding mandelate racemase/muconate lactonizing enzyme family protein yields the protein MTPVDDITVEAVRIYRVSIPLITPYHLSKVYDVITHSEVVVVELIADGVSGWGEADPGGVMFTGDTCDDVMAYYTQGGASTLRGMKLGELISGVAPVGIRGATKSAINVAAYDLAGRLTDTPVWKMLGDKHHQALPSLWPTSSGTVEQDMQVIGEKYDIGYRTFMLKMGSNPVEEDIARAHQVYEQTPDDVRLMVDANQGWTFDEATAFMRQTADVPLALIEQPIAAGDYGRIHELRALAPNPISVDESLQSLADAERIIEARGADIFSVKISKNGGLAEGLAICRLAAENGVRIMMNSMIELGITQAAALHLGCVSPNVVDFGHAFMSVQRTSDDITDFADWKNRGTVSLPDNPGLGIMVRRDKIDQYCLSRVEG from the coding sequence ATGACACCTGTAGATGACATCACCGTCGAGGCTGTTCGAATATATCGCGTCAGTATCCCGCTGATCACCCCCTATCATCTTTCCAAAGTCTATGACGTGATCACCCATAGCGAAGTTGTGGTGGTCGAGCTGATCGCAGACGGCGTTTCCGGCTGGGGCGAGGCTGACCCCGGTGGGGTGATGTTCACCGGCGACACCTGTGACGATGTCATGGCCTATTACACGCAAGGAGGCGCCAGCACCCTGCGAGGCATGAAGCTTGGCGAGCTGATATCCGGCGTGGCACCGGTTGGCATCCGTGGCGCGACAAAGAGCGCTATCAATGTGGCAGCCTATGATCTGGCGGGACGTCTGACAGATACACCGGTATGGAAGATGCTGGGGGACAAGCACCACCAGGCGCTGCCCAGCCTGTGGCCCACATCTTCGGGCACTGTCGAGCAGGACATGCAGGTGATCGGCGAGAAATACGATATCGGCTATCGCACATTCATGCTGAAGATGGGCAGCAATCCGGTGGAAGAGGATATTGCCCGTGCCCATCAAGTATATGAACAGACACCGGACGATGTCCGCCTGATGGTTGACGCCAATCAGGGCTGGACCTTTGACGAGGCGACGGCCTTCATGCGCCAGACAGCGGATGTGCCGCTGGCCCTGATCGAGCAGCCGATTGCCGCTGGAGACTATGGCCGCATCCATGAGCTTCGCGCGCTGGCGCCCAACCCCATTTCGGTCGATGAAAGCCTGCAGTCGCTGGCTGATGCCGAACGCATCATCGAGGCCAGAGGTGCGGATATCTTCAGTGTAAAGATTTCAAAGAATGGCGGCCTGGCCGAAGGGCTTGCCATCTGCAGGCTTGCGGCTGAGAACGGGGTCAGGATCATGATGAACAGCATGATCGAACTTGGCATCACCCAGGCGGCCGCCCTGCATCTTGGCTGTGTGTCGCCGAATGTTGTCGATTTTGGCCATGCTTTCATGTCCGTGCAGCGTACCTCGGACGACATTACCGATTTTGCCGACTGGAAAAATCGGGGCACGGTCAGCCTGCCCGACAATCCGGGCCTTGGCATCATGGTAAGGCGCGACAAGATCGATCAATATTGCCTGTCTAGGGTGGAGGGATAG
- a CDS encoding ABC transporter substrate-binding protein, with translation MTVDFSKRSFLRASAGLGVTAATMPMAKYAFAAGKAVEPMTLLTSNASFDPVRPEMGRLIAQACKSIGWDVTLAAEDYNMGINKVFQEKDFDMFIVRWTGRANRVDPETFTRMMFHSEGNYNKWGYNDASINEMGDAQQKEMDVEKRREIVKAMQRKLYDDVAASPIVHPSMTNAYREDRLAGVVPQLGEGIGSLWTDLNMSVKSGDGYVRNGQTSALKNLNPVSVTDSNEFKELRTIYDRLLQVGPNGELVPWAATSVTAVDNTTIDIVLRDGMKFHDGNPVTIEDIKFTFEYYTKWKAPFFISSLEKFEDMSITGANSMRIKLSEPHAPLMINFFAQIFIIPQHIWKDIPEKAGVDDVLNFANENPIGSGPFKFDYWDRGKELKVSAFESHFAKPKCAGMIRVTYGSHDAMAAAIEAGECDRTRYILKPTLVQDLDKINGIVGKGYASHGWYGFMFNHTRGPLQDRAFREAVDHLVPRDVIREVIMSGFATNGGSTIAPANEYWHEAAIKPRPNNVKMAKDILAKAGYSWDSSGSLHYPG, from the coding sequence ATGACAGTTGATTTCTCTAAACGGTCCTTCTTGAGAGCCTCGGCTGGCCTCGGGGTTACGGCCGCTACAATGCCGATGGCCAAATATGCCTTCGCCGCCGGCAAGGCTGTCGAGCCCATGACGCTGCTGACATCAAACGCCAGCTTTGACCCGGTGCGCCCGGAGATGGGTCGCTTGATCGCCCAGGCCTGCAAATCAATCGGCTGGGACGTGACGCTTGCCGCCGAAGACTACAACATGGGAATCAACAAGGTTTTCCAGGAAAAGGATTTTGACATGTTCATCGTCCGCTGGACCGGACGTGCCAACCGTGTTGATCCTGAGACCTTTACCAGGATGATGTTCCACTCAGAGGGCAATTACAACAAATGGGGCTATAACGACGCCTCCATCAACGAGATGGGTGATGCCCAGCAGAAGGAGATGGATGTCGAGAAGCGTCGTGAAATCGTCAAGGCCATGCAGCGCAAGCTGTATGATGACGTCGCGGCATCGCCGATTGTTCATCCAAGCATGACAAATGCCTACCGTGAAGACCGTCTTGCCGGGGTGGTCCCGCAGCTTGGCGAGGGCATTGGCAGCCTCTGGACCGATCTGAACATGTCGGTCAAGTCGGGTGATGGCTATGTCCGCAATGGCCAGACATCAGCGCTGAAGAATCTGAACCCTGTCAGTGTCACTGACTCGAACGAGTTCAAGGAACTTCGTACCATTTATGATCGGCTGCTCCAGGTCGGACCAAATGGTGAGCTTGTGCCATGGGCGGCAACATCGGTAACCGCGGTCGATAACACAACGATTGATATCGTGCTGCGCGATGGCATGAAGTTCCATGACGGCAACCCGGTCACGATCGAGGACATCAAATTCACCTTCGAATACTACACGAAGTGGAAAGCGCCGTTCTTTATCTCCTCGCTGGAGAAATTCGAGGATATGTCCATCACGGGTGCGAACAGCATGCGTATCAAGCTTTCCGAGCCGCACGCGCCGCTGATGATCAACTTCTTTGCACAGATCTTCATCATTCCGCAGCATATCTGGAAGGACATTCCGGAAAAGGCGGGCGTTGATGATGTGTTGAACTTCGCCAATGAAAACCCGATCGGTAGCGGGCCGTTCAAGTTCGACTATTGGGATCGTGGCAAGGAACTCAAGGTTTCGGCCTTCGAGAGCCATTTCGCAAAGCCGAAATGCGCTGGCATGATCCGCGTCACCTATGGCAGCCATGATGCCATGGCGGCGGCAATCGAGGCTGGTGAGTGTGACCGCACCCGCTATATCCTGAAGCCGACCCTGGTACAGGATCTGGACAAGATCAATGGTATCGTTGGCAAGGGTTACGCCAGCCATGGCTGGTATGGCTTCATGTTCAACCACACCCGTGGGCCGCTCCAGGATCGTGCCTTCCGCGAGGCGGTCGACCATCTGGTGCCGCGTGACGTGATCCGCGAAGTGATCATGTCCGGCTTTGCCACCAATGGCGGATCGACCATCGCCCCGGCCAATGAATACTGGCATGAGGCGGCAATCAAGCCACGGCCGAACAATGTGAAGATGGCCAAGGATATTCTTGCCAAGGCTGGCTATAGCTGGGATTCCTCCGGCAGCCTTCACTATCCGGGCTGA